A single region of the Neodiprion pinetum isolate iyNeoPine1 chromosome 5, iyNeoPine1.2, whole genome shotgun sequence genome encodes:
- the LOC124219601 gene encoding EKC/KEOPS complex subunit TPRKB, with protein MESCTVQLDEDTGKFITLYLFINVENTEEIRKKLISGELQCCVMKAGLVVDLFQVIVAANKAVVNEKFGKLTTRTIFTEILFNMSLSKNITQSLVKFGIDDKEKNIIVGIIHGSDNTEAMAKDSLAAIKGERVSIGRLKEITDTSVVKKIYKVDESELKVSSLVDCVVSKMNTKDFASY; from the coding sequence ATGGAAAGTTGTACGGTACAGTTGGACGAAGATACAggaaaatttataacattATACTTGTTTATTAACGTTGAAAACACTGAAGAAATACGTAAAAAGTTAATCAGCGGGGAACTCCAATGTTGCGTTATGAAAGCCGGGCTCGTTGTCGACCTGTTTCAAGTTATCGTCGCAGCAAACAAGGCCGTAGTTAATGAGAAATTTGGCAAATTGACTACGAGaacaatatttacagaaattttattcaacatgtCATTGTCGAAGAATATTACTCAGTCGTTGGTCAAGTTTGGCATTGACGATAAGGAGAAAAACATTATTGTAGGAATTATTCATGGATCGGATAATACAGAAGCTATGGCAAAGGATTCGCTAGCTGCGATCAAAGGCGAGAGAGTTTCTATTGGAAGGCTAAAAGAAATAACTGACACATCagtagttaaaaaaatatataaagtcGATGAATCTGAACTGAAAGTTTCCAGTTTAGTCGACTGCGTTGTGAGCAAAATGAACACCAAAGACTTTGCTTCTTActga